One Pullulanibacillus sp. KACC 23026 DNA segment encodes these proteins:
- the gatA gene encoding Asp-tRNA(Asn)/Glu-tRNA(Gln) amidotransferase subunit GatA, which translates to MSLFDEGAKQLLDRLHNKDLSSSEVVDESYKRIAAVEDKVKAFLTLNEEAARLRATELDAKGETNKALFGLPIGIKDNIVTKGLRTTCASQLLANFEPLHDATVVDRILGEDGVVIGKLNMDEFAMGSSNENSSFYTTRNPWDLERVPGGSSGGSAAAVAAGMVPFTLGSDTGGSIRQPAAFCGVVGIKPTYGRVSRFGLVAFASSLDVIGPLTRNVEDNAHLLNIIAGVDPYDSTSANVDVPDFTKGLTGDVKGLRIAVPKEYIGEGIDPGIRESVLKALSELEKLGATWEEVSLPHSKYAVATYYLLASSEASANLARFDGVRYGVRAEAENLLDMYKETRSKGFGTEVKRRIMLGTYALSSGYYDAYYKKAQRVRTLIKQDFEKVFDNYDVIIGPTTPTPAFKIGENISDPLTMYANDILTIPMNLSGVPAISVPCGLVNGLPAGLQIIGKAFDEATIYRVAHAYEQAAGWKLVPELEGVKG; encoded by the coding sequence ATGTCGTTATTTGATGAAGGCGCAAAACAACTGCTTGATCGATTACATAATAAAGACCTTTCCTCAAGCGAAGTCGTTGATGAAAGCTACAAGCGCATTGCCGCTGTTGAGGATAAAGTCAAAGCCTTTTTAACGTTAAATGAAGAAGCCGCGCGTTTGCGGGCTACAGAGCTTGACGCTAAGGGCGAAACAAACAAAGCCTTATTCGGTCTTCCGATTGGGATTAAGGATAATATTGTGACAAAAGGACTTCGGACAACCTGTGCCAGTCAGCTTTTGGCTAATTTTGAGCCCCTTCATGATGCAACGGTTGTGGATCGCATTTTGGGTGAAGATGGGGTAGTTATTGGGAAACTGAACATGGACGAGTTTGCAATGGGATCATCCAATGAAAACTCAAGTTTTTATACGACACGCAATCCATGGGATCTTGAACGTGTACCAGGAGGATCAAGCGGCGGTTCAGCAGCGGCTGTTGCAGCCGGAATGGTTCCCTTTACTCTAGGATCAGATACGGGTGGTTCAATTCGTCAGCCAGCAGCCTTCTGCGGTGTTGTCGGTATAAAGCCAACCTATGGTCGAGTGTCTCGTTTTGGTCTTGTCGCATTTGCTTCATCGCTTGATGTGATTGGCCCTCTTACTCGAAATGTAGAGGACAACGCTCACTTGTTGAACATTATTGCTGGTGTTGACCCTTATGACTCAACCTCTGCCAATGTGGACGTTCCTGATTTTACAAAAGGACTAACGGGTGACGTAAAAGGCTTAAGAATCGCGGTTCCAAAAGAATACATTGGTGAGGGGATCGATCCCGGCATCCGTGAATCCGTCCTTAAAGCCTTATCCGAGCTTGAAAAATTAGGTGCAACTTGGGAGGAAGTGTCTCTTCCACATTCGAAATATGCCGTTGCAACTTACTATCTATTAGCCTCATCTGAAGCGTCAGCCAACTTAGCTCGTTTTGACGGTGTGCGCTACGGCGTTCGTGCTGAAGCGGAGAACCTGCTTGACATGTACAAAGAAACGCGAAGCAAGGGCTTCGGAACTGAAGTGAAGCGACGGATCATGCTTGGTACCTATGCGTTAAGCTCCGGCTATTATGATGCTTACTATAAAAAAGCACAGCGTGTTCGGACCTTGATCAAGCAAGATTTTGAAAAAGTGTTTGATAACTATGATGTTATTATTGGACCAACAACACCAACTCCTGCCTTTAAAATTGGTGAGAATATCAGTGATCCGCTTACAATGTATGCCAATGATATCTTGACGATTCCAATGAATCTCTCTGGTGTTCCGGCAATCAGTGTACCGTGCGGCCTTGTGAACGGACTTCCTGCCGGCCTTCAAATCATTGGGAAAGCCTTTGATGAAGCAACCATTTATCGTGTGGCACATGCCTACGAACAAGCCGCCGGATGGAAGCTCGTACCGGAACTTGAAGGGGTGAAGGGCTAA
- the gatC gene encoding Asp-tRNA(Asn)/Glu-tRNA(Gln) amidotransferase subunit GatC: protein MAGISKEDVLHVAHLARLTFSDEEAEQFTKDLGNIIQFAEQLNELDTDHVQETTHVLDMKNVLREDHARDWLTREEALKNAPQQENGQVKVPKVFED, encoded by the coding sequence TTGGCAGGGATTTCGAAAGAGGATGTCTTGCATGTTGCTCACTTGGCCCGTCTTACATTTAGTGATGAAGAGGCAGAGCAATTTACGAAGGATCTTGGGAATATCATTCAATTTGCAGAGCAGTTAAATGAATTAGATACGGATCATGTTCAAGAGACGACACATGTCTTGGATATGAAAAATGTGCTTCGTGAGGATCACGCCCGCGATTGGCTGACGCGTGAGGAAGCTTTGAAAAATGCTCCTCAACAAGAAAATGGACAAGTTAAAGTACCGAAAGTCTTTGAAGATTAA